Proteins from a genomic interval of Desulfofustis limnaeus:
- a CDS encoding helix-turn-helix transcriptional regulator: MTIDNSIISDQLRSVFGEAIEVLQEKIITAVRDELASATADQLLDKDKAAAFLGIQPCTLSKWITDGTAPKYSKLGSLVRFKREWLNDFVERKAIDNLTAPDTQRNQRAGGRIKAIESVGIAI, translated from the coding sequence ATGACTATAGATAATTCTATTATTTCAGATCAGTTACGTAGTGTCTTCGGTGAGGCGATTGAGGTTCTTCAGGAAAAAATCATCACGGCGGTACGAGATGAACTAGCATCCGCGACCGCCGACCAGTTGTTGGATAAAGATAAGGCCGCTGCGTTTCTCGGCATACAACCATGCACTCTTTCCAAATGGATAACGGACGGGACGGCTCCGAAATATAGCAAGCTCGGAAGTCTCGTCCGTTTCAAACGAGAATGGCTCAACGACTTTGTCGAGCGCAAAGCAATTGACAATCTGACAGCACCTGACACTCAGAGGAATCAAAGAGCCGGAGGTAGAATCAAGGCGATTGAATCTGTCGGTATCGCAATTTAA
- the cysS gene encoding cysteine--tRNA ligase, which yields MIYNTILESIGNTPLVRINRLNPNPAVTVAAKLESRNPGGSIKERISLSMIEAGERSGELTRDKIVLEATSGNTGIGLAMVCAAKGYRCMLVMPESASIERRRIMQAYGAEILLTPAARATDGAIEKAYALAREYPQRYFLTDQYNNEANWRSHYDQTAPEIWEQTDGRVTHVVATLGTSGTVMGLSAWFREFQPQVEVVAVEPHLGHKIQGLKNMKESYRPGIFDKSVPASIVTIDDDDAFITARKLARQEGIFVGMSSGAAMYAALQLAETLSEGLIVAMLPDGGERYLSTPLFTPKEPPAEGKKPRLRFFNTMTKKKEPFVPASKERVTFYSCGPTAYQPASLSLCRRFVVADLIVRYLEARGHEVASYMNFTDLDDNTIAGAEETGLGLKEFTERYIDSFLSDIDTLGVRRANGYPKASEHVQDMIDISHQLIHKGFAYEKHGSIYFDISKFPRYGKLSGIDLSKIQVGRTVDLDNYEKDNPRDFTLLKRSTLSELKKGIFFETDWGNVRPSWHIECSAMSTGYLGETLDIHTSSRDLMFPHHENEIAIAEALTGKPLARYWLHSELLLVDGKKMSPENNNVVTLKDLLARGFTGREVRFMLISVQYRKPIHFSLKRLENVRTALKRLDDFTCKLLCLPPGRPHPEVTAYVSALEEQFFAAMDDDLNVSLAMAAIYNFIKKVNPILQINHLDRDQKSYIIEKLDQLNQVLKIFKLKGCPLEPEIDALIQLREKARVEKDWQTADRARNELAERGIAVIDTANGPVWKRVTETEEQ from the coding sequence ATGATCTATAACACGATACTCGAATCCATTGGCAATACCCCGCTAGTCCGGATCAATCGACTCAACCCGAATCCGGCGGTGACCGTCGCTGCCAAGCTTGAATCCCGCAATCCGGGCGGCTCCATCAAGGAACGTATCTCCCTTTCGATGATCGAGGCCGGTGAGCGATCCGGTGAATTGACCAGAGACAAGATCGTACTTGAAGCCACCAGCGGCAATACCGGGATCGGTCTGGCCATGGTTTGCGCCGCCAAGGGCTATCGTTGCATGCTGGTGATGCCGGAATCGGCATCCATCGAGCGGCGCCGCATCATGCAGGCTTACGGGGCCGAGATCCTGTTGACGCCGGCAGCCCGAGCGACCGACGGGGCCATCGAAAAGGCCTACGCTCTGGCCCGGGAGTACCCGCAACGCTATTTCCTCACCGATCAATACAACAACGAGGCTAACTGGCGCTCCCATTACGACCAGACCGCACCGGAGATCTGGGAGCAGACCGACGGACGGGTCACCCACGTAGTGGCCACCCTCGGGACATCCGGCACCGTAATGGGCCTGAGCGCCTGGTTCCGGGAGTTCCAGCCGCAGGTAGAGGTGGTGGCGGTGGAGCCGCACCTCGGCCACAAGATTCAGGGCCTGAAAAACATGAAGGAGTCATATCGGCCGGGGATCTTTGACAAGTCGGTACCGGCCTCGATCGTCACCATCGACGACGACGACGCCTTCATTACGGCCCGGAAACTGGCGCGGCAGGAGGGCATATTCGTCGGCATGAGCAGCGGTGCGGCCATGTATGCAGCACTGCAACTCGCCGAGACACTTTCGGAAGGACTGATAGTGGCCATGCTGCCGGACGGTGGCGAGCGTTATCTGAGCACGCCGCTGTTCACCCCCAAGGAGCCGCCGGCCGAGGGCAAGAAACCGCGGCTGCGCTTTTTCAATACCATGACCAAGAAGAAGGAGCCCTTCGTGCCGGCCAGCAAGGAACGGGTCACCTTCTATTCCTGCGGTCCGACCGCCTATCAGCCGGCCAGTCTGTCATTGTGCCGCCGCTTTGTGGTCGCGGACCTGATCGTACGCTATCTCGAGGCCCGCGGCCATGAGGTCGCCTCTTACATGAATTTTACCGATCTCGACGACAACACCATCGCCGGGGCGGAGGAGACCGGTCTGGGGCTCAAGGAATTTACGGAACGGTATATCGATAGTTTCCTGTCCGATATCGATACCCTCGGGGTGCGTCGAGCCAATGGCTACCCGAAGGCCTCTGAGCATGTGCAGGACATGATCGACATCAGCCATCAGCTGATCCACAAGGGGTTCGCCTACGAGAAGCACGGCTCCATCTATTTCGATATCTCCAAGTTTCCCCGCTACGGCAAGCTCTCCGGTATCGATTTGTCCAAAATACAGGTGGGGCGCACCGTTGATCTGGATAACTACGAAAAGGACAACCCTCGCGATTTCACGCTGCTCAAACGATCGACTCTGTCTGAACTGAAGAAGGGCATTTTTTTCGAGACCGATTGGGGTAACGTCCGGCCGAGTTGGCATATCGAGTGTTCGGCCATGTCCACCGGTTATCTCGGCGAGACGCTCGACATCCATACCTCGAGCCGGGACCTGATGTTCCCCCACCACGAGAACGAGATCGCCATCGCCGAGGCTCTGACCGGTAAACCGCTGGCCCGCTATTGGCTGCACTCTGAGCTGCTGTTGGTGGATGGCAAAAAGATGTCCCCCGAAAACAACAACGTGGTCACCCTCAAGGACCTGCTGGCCCGCGGCTTCACCGGCCGGGAGGTTCGCTTCATGCTGATCTCGGTGCAGTACCGCAAGCCGATCCATTTTTCCCTCAAGCGGCTGGAGAATGTCAGGACCGCCCTGAAACGGCTGGATGACTTCACCTGCAAGTTGCTCTGTCTGCCTCCTGGACGCCCCCATCCGGAAGTGACTGCCTATGTCTCCGCCCTCGAAGAGCAGTTCTTCGCCGCCATGGATGACGACCTCAACGTCTCCCTGGCCATGGCTGCCATCTATAATTTTATTAAGAAGGTCAATCCGATCCTGCAGATCAACCATCTGGACCGGGACCAGAAAAGCTATATCATCGAGAAGCTCGACCAGCTCAATCAGGTCCTGAAGATCTTTAAGCTCAAAGGCTGTCCGCTCGAGCCGGAGATCGATGCGCTCATTCAACTACGCGAAAAGGCCCGGGTGGAAAAAGACTGGCAGACTGCCGACCGGGCCCGCAATGAACTGGCGGAGCGCGGCATCGCCGTCATTGATACGGCCAACGGCCCGGTGTGGAAACGGGTCACGGAGACGGAGGAACAATAG
- a CDS encoding DUF721 domain-containing protein, with protein MNTRENRLQPTLLAAAFSTILKDKDWNYKHDQYRVFSDWSNLVDPDTAVHSRPLKVVKDVLWLAVENSAWMQQLRFQKLHLLETLNNHLRISRFSDIRFTLQEERRQPTPPREPVVRFVPPPEQEVEAFRQQISFIDDEAIRESLLRLWYLAQACRRE; from the coding sequence ATGAACACCAGGGAAAACCGTTTGCAACCGACGCTGCTGGCCGCCGCCTTCAGCACCATTCTCAAAGACAAGGACTGGAACTATAAGCATGACCAGTACCGGGTCTTTTCCGACTGGTCGAACCTGGTCGATCCCGATACGGCGGTCCACAGCCGTCCGTTGAAAGTGGTCAAGGACGTGCTCTGGCTGGCGGTGGAGAATTCCGCCTGGATGCAGCAACTGCGTTTCCAGAAGCTGCACCTGCTGGAGACCCTCAACAACCATCTCCGCATCTCCCGCTTCTCCGACATCCGCTTCACCCTTCAGGAAGAACGTCGGCAACCGACTCCGCCGCGGGAGCCGGTTGTCCGTTTCGTACCGCCGCCGGAACAGGAGGTGGAGGCGTTTCGTCAGCAAATATCTTTTATCGATGATGAGGCCATCCGCGAGTCGTTGCTGCGGCTCTGGTACCTGGCGCAGGCATGCCGGCGCGAATAG
- the glnA gene encoding type I glutamate--ammonia ligase — MTRADIMKIIEEKNIHFFRLQFVDIFGFMKNVAIPRSQIEKALDGKMMFDGSSIDGFVRINESDMYLKPDYDTFVVLPWRNKEGIAAARVICDVYMSDGVTPFFGCPRVNLRRVLAEARELGFTMNVGTECEFFLFEFDEDGQPTTVSQDIAGYFSLDPEDKANDCRREIIEVLEKMGFEIEASHHEVAEGQHEINFKYADALTCADNTITFKWVVKTIAAKYGLHATFMPKPIFGINGSGMHTNQSLFNLEGTNAFYDEKDKLQLSEVAYHYIAGLMKNARGFTAITNPLVNSYKRLVPGYEAPVYSSWSASNRSAMIRIPASRGMSTRAELRSPDPSTNPYLALAMMLNAGLDGIKNKLAPPPPVNKDIYEMTRAEMVEEGITVLPGSLEEAINELKQSPIARETLGPHIFEKYVEAKQKEWDEYRCAVSAWELDNYLRVY, encoded by the coding sequence ATGACCAGAGCAGACATCATGAAAATAATTGAGGAAAAGAATATTCATTTCTTCCGCCTCCAGTTCGTCGATATTTTCGGTTTCATGAAAAACGTGGCCATTCCCCGTAGCCAGATAGAAAAGGCGCTGGATGGAAAGATGATGTTCGACGGCTCGTCGATCGACGGCTTCGTTCGTATCAACGAATCAGACATGTACCTCAAGCCCGATTACGATACCTTTGTCGTCTTACCCTGGCGGAACAAGGAAGGTATAGCCGCTGCCCGGGTCATCTGCGATGTCTATATGTCCGACGGGGTGACGCCGTTTTTCGGGTGTCCGCGCGTCAACCTGAGGCGGGTGCTGGCCGAGGCCCGCGAACTTGGTTTCACCATGAACGTCGGTACCGAATGCGAATTCTTTCTTTTCGAGTTTGATGAAGACGGGCAGCCGACCACGGTTTCCCAGGACATTGCCGGCTATTTTTCCCTCGATCCGGAAGACAAGGCCAATGACTGCCGCCGCGAGATCATCGAGGTGCTGGAGAAAATGGGCTTTGAAATCGAGGCGTCACACCATGAGGTCGCCGAAGGGCAGCACGAGATTAATTTCAAGTATGCCGATGCGCTGACCTGCGCCGACAATACCATCACCTTCAAGTGGGTGGTCAAGACGATCGCCGCCAAGTACGGGCTGCACGCCACCTTCATGCCCAAGCCGATTTTCGGCATCAACGGTTCGGGCATGCACACCAACCAGTCCTTGTTCAACCTGGAAGGTACCAATGCCTTCTATGACGAAAAAGACAAGCTGCAGCTCTCCGAGGTGGCCTATCACTATATCGCCGGGCTGATGAAGAACGCGCGCGGGTTTACCGCGATCACCAACCCGCTGGTCAACTCCTACAAGCGGCTGGTGCCTGGCTATGAGGCGCCGGTCTACTCCTCTTGGTCGGCGTCCAACCGTTCGGCGATGATCAGGATACCGGCTTCCCGCGGCATGTCCACCCGCGCCGAGCTGCGCAGCCCGGATCCAAGCACCAACCCGTACCTGGCCCTGGCGATGATGCTCAACGCCGGTCTGGACGGCATCAAGAACAAGCTGGCTCCGCCGCCGCCGGTCAACAAGGACATCTATGAGATGACCCGGGCCGAAATGGTCGAGGAGGGCATCACCGTGCTGCCCGGTAGCCTGGAGGAGGCGATCAACGAGCTGAAACAGAGCCCGATCGCCAGAGAGACCCTCGGGCCGCATATTTTCGAGAAATACGTCGAGGCCAAGCAGAAGGAGTGGGACGAATATCGCTGTGCCGTCTCCGCTTGGGAGCTGGATAATTACCTGCGGGTCTATTGA